In Janthinobacterium sp. B9-8, the genomic stretch GCACCCCAATGAAGTGCAAAGAATCGAGCGCATTGTGCACGAAGGCCAACCGGTGCTGGTGCAAGTGGCCAAAGACCCGATCGGCAGCAAGGGCGCGCGGCTCTCTACCCAGATCAGCATTGCAGGGCGTTTTTTAGTCTTTTTGCCGCAAGAAAAACATATCGGCATCAGCCAGCGCATCGATAACGATGGCGAACGCAACCAGCTGCGTAAACGTCTTGAATTATTACTCGCCGAATCAAAGCATCAAGGCTATATCATCCGCACCTCGGCCGAACACGCCACAGACGAAGAGCTGACAGCAGATATCAATTATCTGGATAAAATCTGGGCCGATATCCAGCAAAAATCGATCACCCTGCCTGCCCGTTCACTATTATTCCAAGATTTATCGCTGCAATTGCGCGTCTTGCGCGATATGGTAAACACCGAAACCGAAGAAGTACTGGTCGATTCCCGCGAAAATTTCGCCAAAATGAGCGAATTTGCCGGCTCCTTTGTCTCCGATGTATTGCCCCGCATCAAGCACTATGTTGGCGAGCGGCCACTCTTTGAATTATTTGCCGTAGAAGCAGAAATCGAGCACGCCATGGTGCGCCGGGTTGATCTCAAATTTGGCGGCTATTTGATCATCGATCAAACCGAAGCCATGACTACGGTTGATGTAAACACCGGCGGCTTTGTAGGCACCCGCTCCTTTGACGACACCATTTTCAAAACCAATCTTGAAGCCACCCAAGTCATTGCCCGCCAGCTACGCCTGCGTAATTTAGGCGGCATTATCATTGTCGATTTTATTGATATGGATAATGAAGAACACAAAACAGCGGTGATGGATGAACTAAAAAAAGCCATCAGCCGCGATCGTACCAAGGTGACCATCAGCCCCTTTACCAGCCTTGGTCTGGTTGAAATCACAAGGAAACGCACCCGCGAATCCCTCGCCCATGTGCTGTGCCAAACCTGCCCCACCTGCCAGGGGCGCGGCGAAATCAAAACGGCACAAACTATTTGCTACGAAATCCTGCGCGAAATCCTGCGTGAAGCCCGCCAATTCAACGCCAAAGAATACCGAATCCTCGCCTCGCAAAGCGTGATCGATATGTTCCTAGACGAAGAATCAGCCAACCTCGCTCAGCTCGCCGACTTTATCCAAAAACCCATCTACCTGCAGGTAGAAAGCGCCTACACCCAGGAAATATTTGATGTGGTGCTGGTGTAAAAACCGATACCCCGCCCTAGGGTCTGTTGACGTTTGATTCACAGCTGCGTTTGGCCCAGTTTTGGGGTTGAACAAGGCAAAAATTGCGACATGGTACGAGTACCATTAGCGATTTTTAACGCCGTGCAGCCCCAAAAATGGGCCAAACCCTCCGCGTGCGAGGGGTTTTCCTCGCTCAGCGATGGGGCTGGGCATTAGCCATGTAGGGCGGGTGAAACCCGTGTCTTTTTCCGCACTGCTCAACGGCTTGCCCCCTAAAGATTCAATAGCCAGATGACCACTAAGCAAGATACATAAGTACTATTTAAGCTAACGATAGATTGAAGAAAGAATAAGGTTACAAAATCATTGCCGAGCCACTGTAGATCAATACAGACATAGTGCTTACGCAACACCACAAAGTATGCAAGCTCCCTGGCAACCCCAAGCACAATAGCTGTACAACACGGCCCTAGAATTAAATTCCTGCTACAAACCTCACAAGCTAAACCAAGCCTGCATATCGCTCTGCCACTCATCCTAACCGACAAACGTAGGCAAAAAACTTCATATAGGCATTTCATATAGGAGAAATCTTTCCTAGAGTGATGATTATGCCTATCACATACTCAATCCCTCTTTTAACGACGGACCCGCAGCAGCAAAGGCTACAGGCGCTGCAGGCAGAGTTTTGTAATGGTTGTAATTTAGTAGCTCCGATTGCACAGCAGCACCGCTGCTGGCACCGCGTAACCTTACATCATTTAGCTTACCGTGTACTGCGTGAACAGCTGCCAGATTTAGGGGCGCAAATGGCTTGTAATGCCATTTATGCAGTTTGCCGTGCTTATCGCACCCTTTATGAGCACCCACTGAGCAAATGGAAGAATCTGCCTGCCGAATCTCCTTTGCCTAAATTACATTTTTTACCCTCCGCGCCGGTGTATTTCGACCGCCATACTTTAAGCATTAAAGACAATATTTTGTCGATGTTTACTTTGGAGGGACGATTGCGCTTTCAATTACAACTCCCCCCTGAAGTAATTGGCAGCTTTAGCTCGCAGCGTTTAAGAGAAATTGTTCTTACCAATAACCATCCCCATTATTTACTTAGTTTTATTTTTTTAAATTTAGATGAAGTAGCGCAGTCCACCCATCAGGATGAATGGCCAGAGTATTTATTGACTTTAGATTCGCCCCAAACGAATGAAGAAAACGTGTAATCACTTTTCAATAAAGGATATTTTATGAAGCAGCATTTACAGCCTCGCTCTGAATTGGCCAGTGTATTACACGGTTTACGCCAGCATTTTTGGGTAGCGGGCATATTTAGTTTCTTTATTAATTTACTGATGCTGGTGCCTTCCATTTATATGCTGCAAGTTTACGACCGGGTACTAGCCAGCAGAAATGAAACCACTTTAGTTATGATTACGGTAATTACACTGGGGCTGTACGGCTTAATGTCTTTACTGGAAATGGTGCGCTCAAGGCTATTGGTACGGATCAGTAGTAAATTAGATTCACAGCTTAATGCGCGGGTATTTACAGCCGCTTTTGAGCGTAATTTAAGAGCGGGCAATAGTGATGCAGGCCTTGCACTGGCCGATTTAAATAATGTTCGCCAGTTTCTAACCGGCCAAGGTTTATTTGCCTTTTTTGATGCACCTTGGGCCCCTATTTATCTGGCCGTATTATTTATGCTTGGATCCTTATTGGGCTGGCTAGCGGTAGTAGGCGCGGTGCTCTTGGCTGGGCTTGCCTATATCACCGAATTAGTCAGTAAAAAACCCATAGCCGAAGCAGGTACCCATTCCAATTTAGCCACTCGATTTGCTAATAATAATTTACGTAATGCCGAGGTCATCGAGGCAATGGGCATGCTCGATGGGCTGATGCAGCGCTGGTATAAGCACCACGGTAAATTCTTGGCCTTGCAAGGCGAAGCCAGTGATAAAGCGGGGAGTATTTCGGCGATTACCAAATTCACCCGCATTAGTTTGCAATCTTTGATTTTAGGCGCGGGGGCCCTGCTGGTGATTGAAGGCTCAACCACACCGGGCGCGATGATTGCCGGTTCTATTTTAATGGGCCGGGCCCTAGCGCCCATTGAACTAGCCATTGGCACATGGAAGCAATTTATTAGCGTGCGCTCAGCTTATTCTCGCCTGCAAGAACTCATGGCCACCTTCCCTGCTCGCCCTATAGGGATGAGCCTGCCCCGCCCTAGCGGCCAGCTTTTAGTCGATAACGTATCGGCCGTAATTCCTGGCACGCAGAATATGGTGATTAAGGGCATCAATTTTGGCATGGCAGCAGGGCAAATTTTAGGCATTGTCGGCCCAAGCGCCAGCGGTAAATCATCGCTGGCACGGCTTTTAGTCGGTATTTGGCCCACCGTCATGGGTAAAGTACGGCTAGATGGTGTCGATGTTTACACTTGGAATAAAGCTGAGCTAGGCCCGCATCTTGGCTATCTACCGCAAGATGTTGAATTGTTTTCCGGCACCATCGCCGAAAATATTGCCCGCTTTGGCGAAATAGACAGCGAAAAAGTCGTCGCCGCAGCGCAAATGGCCGATGTACACGAAATGATTTTGCGCCTACCCAAGGGCTACGACACGGCCATTGGCGAAGGCGGATCAGGATTATCCGGCGGCCAGCGCCAGCGCATCGGCCTAGCCCGTGCCCTGTACGGCAATCCCAGCCTGATTGTACTGGACGAGCCCAACGCCAATCTGGATGAGCTGGGCGAGCGCGCTCTGGTGCAAGGCATATTAAAAGCCAAAGAAGCCGGAGCCACCATCGTGCTCATCACCCATCGCACACACGTACTGGCCGTGGTTGATTTATTACTGGTGATCGCCGATGGCACCTTGCGCTATTACGGCCCGCGAGATCAAGTTTTAGCTGCGCTCAACCCACCGCCAGCCGTCGCACCGGCGATGGCAGAACAGCAATCTTAGAATCATCGTAGGGCGGATGAAACCCACGTATTTTTTAGCATTACTCGCGAGTTTCACCCCTCCTATAAAAACGGCCAAACAACAGTCTGTACGCGGGTGAAACCCGCCAAAAACCCACGCAAATGAGGGCTGCATCATGTTAAAGCTTGCCAAACAAATCTCTCCCGAACCGATATTAGACGTTGATAACTCGCTCACCGACACCCGCTCTGTCACTCGGCTAGGCTTGTTTATTCTTTTGTTTGGTCTGGGGGGCTTTCTGCTTTGGGCCGCTTTTGCCCCGCTGGATGAAGGCGTACCCACCAATGGCGTGGTCAGCGTAGAGAGCAAACGCAAGGCGATCCAGCATCTACAAGGCGGCATGGTGGCTAAAATTCTGGTCAAAGAAGGCGCAGAGGTGGCCGCGAACCAGCCCTTGATCTTGCTCGATCAAACACAAATTAATGCCATTTTATCCACCGTGCAAAATAACTTCTGGCAAACCCAAGCCTTGGCCGATCGGCTGAGTGCCGAACTTAAGCACGCACCGCAAATCACCTTTAATGAA encodes the following:
- the rng gene encoding ribonuclease G, with amino-acid sequence MKEQILVNITPQETRVATVEDGVVQDIHIERSAHRGLVGNIYLGVVKRVLPGMQSAFIEIGLERAAFLHIADVIEQRQHPNEVQRIERIVHEGQPVLVQVAKDPIGSKGARLSTQISIAGRFLVFLPQEKHIGISQRIDNDGERNQLRKRLELLLAESKHQGYIIRTSAEHATDEELTADINYLDKIWADIQQKSITLPARSLLFQDLSLQLRVLRDMVNTETEEVLVDSRENFAKMSEFAGSFVSDVLPRIKHYVGERPLFELFAVEAEIEHAMVRRVDLKFGGYLIIDQTEAMTTVDVNTGGFVGTRSFDDTIFKTNLEATQVIARQLRLRNLGGIIIVDFIDMDNEEHKTAVMDELKKAISRDRTKVTISPFTSLGLVEITRKRTRESLAHVLCQTCPTCQGRGEIKTAQTICYEILREILREARQFNAKEYRILASQSVIDMFLDEESANLAQLADFIQKPIYLQVESAYTQEIFDVVLV
- a CDS encoding type I secretion system permease/ATPase, yielding MKQHLQPRSELASVLHGLRQHFWVAGIFSFFINLLMLVPSIYMLQVYDRVLASRNETTLVMITVITLGLYGLMSLLEMVRSRLLVRISSKLDSQLNARVFTAAFERNLRAGNSDAGLALADLNNVRQFLTGQGLFAFFDAPWAPIYLAVLFMLGSLLGWLAVVGAVLLAGLAYITELVSKKPIAEAGTHSNLATRFANNNLRNAEVIEAMGMLDGLMQRWYKHHGKFLALQGEASDKAGSISAITKFTRISLQSLILGAGALLVIEGSTTPGAMIAGSILMGRALAPIELAIGTWKQFISVRSAYSRLQELMATFPARPIGMSLPRPSGQLLVDNVSAVIPGTQNMVIKGINFGMAAGQILGIVGPSASGKSSLARLLVGIWPTVMGKVRLDGVDVYTWNKAELGPHLGYLPQDVELFSGTIAENIARFGEIDSEKVVAAAQMADVHEMILRLPKGYDTAIGEGGSGLSGGQRQRIGLARALYGNPSLIVLDEPNANLDELGERALVQGILKAKEAGATIVLITHRTHVLAVVDLLLVIADGTLRYYGPRDQVLAALNPPPAVAPAMAEQQS